From one Asterias amurensis chromosome 10, ASM3211899v1 genomic stretch:
- the LOC139942522 gene encoding uncharacterized protein, with amino-acid sequence MPHYLKTESLVLPVLFLIALLSSVNTAPTFMRSTASKCNRLNCITTGSNGTPAGATSPGDGGMAEITEENLKQESLITVKRAASTDLNLSGNDQLTDVVSLLESPDNGMKVTTGDVLLAVSDTQSKRIAKSTTEGGCTAKRSAGLSTTETTSETIPMRAMCQWVYTLNVSETRNPSKMEFAELKDGACAQCIDSTGRVVTDSHCELVYYSAPVERRINGKWVKGTENVPLAGVCVKSKQ; translated from the exons ATGCCTCATTATCTTAAG ACCGAGTCGCTAGTACTGCCTGTACTGTTTCTCATCGCTTTGCTCTCATCAGTGAATACTGCCCCAACGTTTATGCGATCAACGGCATCGAAATGCAACCGGCTCAACTGCATAACCACGGGGTCAAACGGCACGCCAGCCGGTGCAACATCCCCCGGCGACGGAGGCATGGCCGAAATCACCGAGGAAAATTTGAAACAGGAGTCTCTGATAACGGTCAAGAGAGCAGCAAGCACTGATCTTAACTTAAGCGGCAACGACCAGCTCACTGATGTCGTTTCTCTTTTAGAGAGTCCGGATAATGGAATGAAAGTGACAACTGGAGATGTTTTACTTGCGGTTTCTGATACGCAGAGTAAACGCATCGCAAAGAGCACTACTGAGGGTGGATGCACCGCGAAGAGGAGTGCAGGGCTATCCACTACGGAAACAACGTCAGAAACAATACCTATGCGAGCAATGTGTCAGTGGGTTTACACACTGAACGTTAGCGAAACAAG GAACCCCTCAAAAATGGAGTTTGCAGAATTGAAAGACGGCGCATGCGCACAGTGTATCGACAGTACTGGTAGGGTGGTGACTGACAGTCATTGTGAACTCGTCTACTACTCAGCTCCTGTTGAAAGAAGAATCAATGGAAA ATGGGTGAAAGGAACCGAGAACGTCCCCCTTGCTGGAGTATGCGTCAAAAGCAAGCAATAG